The DNA window CCTCGCTGAGGCGGGCGATCTCCGCGGCGAGCGCGTCGACATCCACCACCGCCTTGATGTCGGCGAAGGTGGAGCGGACGGCCTGGATGTCGGCGGAAAGATCGAGATCGAGCATGACAGTCCAGACTAACGTGGATGCGGTGACAGACCGCGCCGGAACGATCCTCCTGCGGTTCGGGCCCATGGTCTACGGGCCCACCGTGCTCTTCGCGCTCGGCGAGGGTGCGGTCATCCCCCTCATCCCGGTGATCGCCTCGCGGCTCGGCGCGGATGTCGCGACCGCCGCCCTCATCGCCTCGGCGCTCGTCGTCGGGCAGCTCGTCGGCAACCTCCCCGCGGGCTACGCCGTGGCGCGCGTCGGCGAGCGGATCACCATGGTGATCGCCGGATCCGTCGCCCTCGTCGGCTTGGCCGGGCTGCTGCTCGCCCCGAGTCTGGGCGTGTTCGCGGCATCCATCTTCGTCATCGGCTTCTGCGCCGCGGCGTTCGGGCTGGCGCGCCACTCCTTCATGACGACCCGTGTGCCGCTCGCATTCCGCGCGCGGGCGCTGTCACTGCTGGGCGGATCGTTCCGCCTCGGCATGTTCGTGGGGCCCTTCATCGCCGCCGCGCTGCTGGCGGTGTTCGGCGACGAGCACGCGGCGGTGTGGTTCTTCGCCGCCTGTCTCATCGCGACGATCCTGCTCGTGCTCCTCGGTCCGGACCCGGAGAAGCAGCCGCCGCTGACAACCGGCGCGATTCCGGATGCTGCGGCCTCCGGTCCGCGCACGGCCACCGAGTCCTCCCGCCGCGCCGGCTTGCCGGACGACAGCGGCGAGGCGGTGACCGGGTCGATCCCGACCGTCGAGCGCGTCGGCGTGTTCCGGACGATGTGGCGTCACCGGCGGGTGCTGTCGCGACTGGGGCTGGCCGCGGCATCCCTGTCGGCCATCCGCTCGACGCGCCAGGTGGTGCTGCCGCTGTGGGGCGTGTCGATCGGGCTCGACGCCCAGACGATCGCGCTCGTCGTGGGCGTCTCGGGGGCGATCGATTTCGCCCTCTTCTACGCCAGCGGACAGGTGATGGACCGGTTCGGCCGCCTGTGGGCCGCCCTCCCGGCGATGCTGCTGATGAGCGCCGGCTTCATCGCCCTGGCCTTCACCCACGACCTCGCGTCGTCGGCGATGTGGTTCGCGCTCTTCGCCGCCGTGCTCGGCGTCGGCAACGGCCTGTCGAGCGGCATCCTGCTGACCCTCGGCGCCGACGTCGCTCCACCCGCCGACCCGGCGCCGTTCCTCGGCTCGTGGCGGACGCTGACCGACGCCGGCGGGGCGGTCGCGCCGCTGCTCGTCTCGGGGATCGCCGCCGTGTCATCGCTCGCCATCGCGACCGGGGCCGTCGGCGTGCTCGGGCTGCTGGGCGCCGGCGCATTCTTGCGGTGGGTTCCGCGCTTCGTGCCGCGCGCGACGCCGGACTGACCGCCGCGCGCGCGGATATGCGTCCGCCGGTCAGCGCAGGGCGGTCCGGCTCGTCGCCGTCGCCTCGAGTGCGAGCCCGTCGGGCACGAACAGCGACACCACTGGTGGGTACCACCTCCCCGCGATCGCCGCGCAGCGGCAGCGCCGCGTCGTGCAGCTCGACAACGTCGTCACCCTTGACAGGAAGATCAGCGACCTGAAGGCTCGGCTCGGTCGCGTGACGGTGCGCTGGTCAGGAAGCGGGATGCCTGACGCAGCCTACGAGGCCGCGGTGGCGCAGCTCGACGCCGATCTAGCCGGGCTGGTGGAACGGCGCCGGCATGCCGGTCCTGCGCCCGCCGTCGAGGTCGACCCACGCGAGCTCGCTATCCGCTTGACCGAGCTGTGGGATGACCTCACCGTCATCGAGAAGCGCAACCTGCTGCGCCCGCTCATCCACCGGGTGCGGATCCTGAAACCCGCCCGTCAGGGCAAAGGGGTGTGGCGAGACCGCGTCGACGTCATACCCGCCTGGGGGCCCGCTGCCGGTTGATGCACCCGACGCCGCCGCCGCACAGCTGTCCAGGTGCCCTGGATTAGCAACAGGATGAGTCCGCCGATGACGAGGACGACTGAGGTGGTCGTCCAGCCACCTAGGAGTCCTGGAAGCAGTCCGAGGAGAACGAATACAATGCCCAGAGCAAACCCGCCGCACATCTGAGCTGTCGCACTCGTGCCCTCATCCGAATCGGTCACGGCTTCATCTTGCACCTCTGCGACAATCAGCGCGTAAAGCCAGCGTGGGAGCGACACGACTTCGCCACCTACGCCGCGGCACTTCCCGGCGTTCGTCGTCTGATTCGGGCTCAGCGCATCCTTCTGATCTGCGCCGGCATCAGTGTTGGCGTTCCGCTCCTGATTGCCCTCACCGGCGGGCCGATATTGCTGATGGCTTTGACCCCTATCGTCACGGCGGTCCTCACCGCAGCATCCGGCTTTTGCCTGCAGCGAGCCGCTGCGGTCGAACGACTCGCCATCGCACGGTGGGTGATCGCCGCCGAGCGGTTCTCCTAGTCACGCAGGAGGCGCCTGGTATGAAGGCTGCATGAGTGGATGCGAGGGCCGATGGCTCCTGCTCGGTCTTCTCGGCGGAGTCGCCCTCGTGGTGCTGTGCCTTGGACGATGGATCTTCGAATTCATGACGGACTTCAACCGCGCGCAGGGCGGTTTGAACGGCCGCCTAGCCGGCGCTGCCCCGAAATGGTCTTCGCACACCATGGGCATAGGTATGGCGATCTGCGCTGTCTTGAGCTACTTCGAGTGGGCTCGCGCCTGCCCGCCGTTTCACCCTGACATCCTGGCCGTGTCGGTGGTTGTTGGCTCCCTGCTCCTAGCGACGGTTGCCACGGCTCTACTTGCTCGGAGAAGGTGGACGGTCGACCACATGTTCGATGCCGGTGCGATCTTGTCGCTGGGTCAAGAACATGCGGTGCGAGCCGCAAGACGAAGGGCGGCTCCGGGTCCCGTAGCCCTCATGGCGGTCGCCGTCGCGCTGTTCGCCCTTTATGCCTTCATCGCTTGAGCACAGCTCAGATCTCAGTTCGGCCCTGGAGGTGCTGTCGGTTGACGAACAACGACGTGCAACTTAAGACGACGACACTAACGGCTACGGCTTGAGAAGTCGGGACGCAGCCTCTGCGGTCGTCGTCGCGTTCGGGCGAGTGGCCGCAGTTCTCCATCGAGGAAGGCAAGTGCCGCGAAGGCTGTTACATGATTCACGGTCACCCGCTGGCTTCCCATCGGAAGGGCGTAGGCGGGGTTACGGAATGTTGCCGCGATGCCATGAATCAGCCCCAGCTCTTCTTCGGAGAGCTTCAGAACCCGCTCGGCTAAATCGTCTTCGCCGTAGTCCCACAAGCTTCCCGCGGCTTGGGGAGCCGAGAAGAAAACTCGGAGGGCCTTGTACCCCCTCATGGCGGCGACGATTGTCGGGTCGAAGCGCGCAGCCATGGCTGGATCGAGAACGACTTCGTCGCCCTTCTCGAGCAGCTCGTCGTAGTCGTAGATGACTGCGTCCTCGCCGCTGTCTTCTACCTTCGAGCTCGTTCCCGACACATCCATGTTCGAGACGATAGTCCCGATGTTGTGAACGGTTGCGACCAAAGGTCGTGACCGAAGTCTGCCCGGCAGGGACGTCGACCTTCGGGACACACCGTCCCTTCCTGTGATCGGTTCACGCACAACTACGAGCAACTTTCGACGGCGACACGACCCTCGTCGGGACGGAGCCGGAAAGTCGCACCGGGGCGACCCAGACAAGACGAAGAAAATGCCGTGAACTTAACTGGCCGGATCGGACAATACCCAGTGTGAGCATGCACGACGGCCAGATCATGACCCGATCCATCACGGAGCGGGCGGCGTTCGCGGAGCTCTATGACCGGCATGAACGCAGCGTCTACCGGTACGCGGCCCGCCGGCTCGGTCCGTCACAAGCAGACGACACCACCTCCGAGACATTCGTGGTGGCCTTCGCCCGCCGTGCGGACTTCGTAGGGCACGACGCCCGCCCTTGGCTGCTTGGGATCGCGACCACGCTCATGCACAAGTTCGCTCGACAGGAAGCCCAAGCATGGAGGGGGATGCTGGCCGCTGACCTCGCCAGGGTCGACAGCGATCAGTTCGAAGCTGTCGACGACCGGTTGGACGCCGGAACGACTGCGCAACAGATGGGAGCGACACTGGCGCGGCTTCCGGCAGGTGACCGCGACGCCCTTCTGCTGCACACCTTTGGCGACCTCGACTACGAGGGCATCAGCAAAGCGCTCAGCATCCCGATAGGCACTGTCCGCTCACGCATACACCGTGCCCGCCGAAAACTCCGCGCCGCGATCGACCCGGCTTACCGCCCAGAGAAGGAAGCACATCATGGACGAGATCTCGCTCCTGCGCCAAGTGCGGAATGACATCCCGGAGAGGGCGCCGGAGGACGTCGCTCGCCGACGGGAGGCCCTGCTCGCGCACATCGATGGTGCGGCCAACCCCATAGCGAGCTCGCACCGCCACAGCACGCGCACCGCTACATGGCTTGGAGTGTCGCTGCTGACAGCTGCGGCCGTAGCGATCGCACTGGCTATCGCCCCGAACGTGCTGAGCGGGAACACCATCAACAACGGGAACGACCAGATCGTGGCCGCGCCCAGCGCCGTCCCGACGGCCACCGCTGACGTCATGGTTCCCGCCTCAGTAGTGACGGTAATGAAGGCAGCCGCGATCGAAACCTTGAAAGTCAGCGACCCCGTCGTGGGCCCAGGCCAGTATTCGCTCATTCAGACCAACGCTGTTGGCCGCACCTCGGGGTCCATCGAGGCCGACCGAGCAAAGATCGAAGCCCAAGGCGGTGAATCGAAGGAAGAGGACTTGGTGTCGTATCTGCAGGGCGTACGCGAGGACCTGTATATCCCGGCGAACCGCGACAACGAATGGGTGTGGGTGCGTCATGCACCGACCGTCGTGGAGACCTTCGGACCACGATCCGAAGCACTCGCCCAAGAAAGCGAGACTTTCCCTGGTGGCACCGAGCGGCTACCCGGGGGCGCGTTCACCAGTGGCGGGTCGACGATTGACAGCTACTACATCGGGACGGAGCCCGTGCGAGGGTACGACGCTCTTCCCCGCGACCCGCAGCAGCTTCTCGGCACGATCTACGACCTGACAGTGGGTCAGGGGCAATCCCCCGATGGCGAAGCTCTTGTATGGATCGCCGACCGACTTCGCACGGGAACCGTGCCGGCCGATCTTCGGGCCGCCCTCTACGAGGCCGCCGCAATGATCCCAGGAGTCACCATCACCGAGCAGCAAGCAACCCTCGACGGGACAACTGGCATCGCCATCGGGCGCGCCGAGCCCTACGTCTATGACGACGTCAACGGGACGCGCGGCGGCTTTCGCCAAGACATCATCATCGATCCCACCACGGGCCAGTTCATCGGCGAGCGAGAGGTACTCCTAAAAGCCTTCACCGACATGCCAGCAGGCGCCGTGACGCGATCGACATCCGTCACCACTACCGTCGTAGACTCTGCACCCTAGTGAGACGGCAACATATTTGGGAAGCCCGAGTTTGAGGCCGCGCCTACTGTCGGTTAACGCATGACGACGTGGAACGTAGGACGGCGACACCTCGCTCATCGCATTCCGGAACGGACATAATCTCGACATTGTGTCGCGTCATACAGAGCGCCTCGCTATCGACTAGCTGGGGCGGGTCTGAAGCTTATTGCAGCGGCACGCCACAAAGCGGAGGACTCTACAGCGAAATGCTTCGTCGCAACGGCCACACGGACGCGCGCGCAGGTTCGGGTCAGGCCGGTCAGCGCAAGGCGGTGCGGCTCGTCGCCGTCGCCTCGAGTGCGAGCCCGTCGGGCACGAACAGCGACACCACCGGTGGGTACCACCGCCCGGCGACCGTTACCCGCGCCGACGTGCCGTCCGGCGTGCCGGCCGCGACGACCACGGCTCCTCCCCCGACCTCGGCGACCAGCGCTCCCGCCTGGTCCGCCACACCGTCGTCGGTGAGCACCGCGAGCGGATCGGCGTCGGTGACGACCAGGGTGAACCCGTCCGCGCCCGCGAGAGCCGCCGCATCCGCCAGCGCATCGAGCCTCTTCTGCGCCAGGTACAGGCTCGTCGCGTTCACGCACACCAGCACCGCCACCAGCGCGAGCAGGCAGTAGCCGATCGTCAGGATCAGGATGCTGCCCTCCTCGCCCTCCGCGGCGGCCGTCCAGCGCCGCATCACTCGGTTCCCCAGTACCGCGACACCTTCTGCGCGGCCGAGGCGTCGACCGGGACGGACGCCAGACGCTCGAGGCCGAGCACGGGCGGCACGAGCGGCAGCGAGACCCGCGCGGAGACGGTGACCACGACCGTAGCGCCGGCGTCAGGACAGCGGGTGCCCGCCGGGCGGCAGTCGAAGGCGATGTCGACGGATGCCGGATCCAGACCGTACTCCTCGACCACCGCGTCGAGCACCCGCGCGGCCTTGTCCCGCGCGTCCGCGTCGTCGGTCGACACGGCGACGGTGCGCGCGATGTGACGGGCGGCGGCCTCCACCCCGAGCGCCTGCCCCTGGATCAGACCCAGCGAGATGATGAGGTAGACCACGGGGACGAGGAGCAGCATCCCGACGACGATGAACTCCAGCGCCGCCGAGCCGCGCTCATTCGTCAGGTCGAGCCGGCGTCGCAGCACCGCGAGCGCCCGTGCCGTCCGATCAGTCGAACGACTCTGCGGGCGCATGCGCGGTCACCTCCAGCAGGCGCGGCACGCCGAGGAGACCGAGGAGCGGCAGCGTGGTGCGCACGGTCACCTCGACTTCCGGCCGGTCTCCTGTTCCGGTCTCCGTCACAGTGATGTCGGAGGCGTACTCGGCGCCGACGGCGCGGGTGACGATGGCGCGGGTGCGATCAGCCCCCTGCGCCAGCGACGTGTCCGCCAATGCGGCATGGAACGCGCCTTCAACGGCGGCGTAGTGGACGACGTTGCGGACGTAGATCGCCAGCGCGAGCTGCAGCACGGCGAGGGTGAGGAAGGTGAGCAGGGTCCCGACGAGGACGAACTCGACCGGACTGGACCCGCGCTCATCGCCCAGCAGCTCGCGGATACGGTGCACCGGTCAGATTCCGGAGACCCGATCGATGGCCTGCTGGAAGAGCTCCGCGAGCGCCGGTCCGGCCAGGGCCCAGATGACGACCACCAGCCCGGCCGTCATCAGCGTGATGAGCACCCAGCCCGGCACGTCGCCCCGATCCTCCTCCCAGGTGCTCCCCCAGGCGGATCGCACACGCGCCAGTGCGCGCGTCCCCAGTTCGTGCATCATGACGTTCTCCTTTCGATCGACGACGGTCATCCGACACCCAGCCGGAGCATGAACACACCCGGGAACACCGCGAACAGCACGCTCAGCGGCAGGATCAGGAAGACCAGAGGGATGAGCATGACGATCTCCTTGCGGCCCGCCTGCTCGATGAGGATGCGGCGCGCGTCCTCACGGGCGTCGCCGGCCTGCGCCTGCAGCACCTGGGCGAGCGGCGCGCCGCGGTCGATCGCGGCGACCAGGTGGTCGATGCTGCGCGACAGCGCGGGCACCTGGAGATCCGAAGACAGCCGGGTCAGGGCATCCTGCAGGCTCGAACCGGTGCCGACCGCCAGCACGACGGCGCGGAGCTCGGCCGTCAGATCGCCGACGCCGACCGTGCCGACCCGCCGGAGGGAGTCGAGCAGGCCCTCGCCGGCGGACAGGCAGAGCGCCAGGAACTCCAGCACCGTCGGCAGCTCCTCTTCGACGCGGCCGGTCCTCCGGCGGGCGGCGCGCGTCAGCCACAGATCGCAGCCGACCACGCCGGCGAGGCCGAGCACGGGCGGCAGCAGCACCGCGCCGGGGATGAAGCGTCCGGTGAGCGCGAGGCCGACGAGCAGCCCGCCGCCCGCGAGCACCCCGCCGACTCCCCACGCGAGCTGGCGGCCGCGGAAGGCGGCGACCTCCGGCGACCACGCCGCCTGTCGGAGCCGGCGGCTCACGCCCTCCGTACCGCCGAGCATCTCCGCGAAGCGCACCCGCAGCGCAGCCCAGGCGGTCGCTCCACCCGACAGCGCCGGCGGAGCCCACACCGTCGTGCCGCGGGGATCGGTCACGTCGCGGATGTACGGCGCGATCCGCCGCGACAGGCTCGGCGCACCCCAGCGCGGCGTCAGCGACATGAGCAGGCAGACGCCCGCGCCGAAGGCGCCGCCGAGCACGACGGCGGTGGCCAGCTGCGTGAGTGCGAGTGGGTTCACCCGAACCACCGCCGCGGCTCCGGCAGGCGGCCGATCCGCACCATGATGCGGAAGGCGACGATCGACACGAGCGCGCCGGCCACGATCAGCACCACGCCCTCGGCGCTGCCGTACGCCTTGGCGCCCTCCGGCCGGAGGGCCAGCATCCCGAGGATGACCCAGGGCGCGACGACTCCCAGAATCGCCGCACCCCGGATCCACGACTGCCGCGCCTCGACTTCGGCGCGCAGCGCGACATCGGCGCGCACCGCCGTCGACAGCGCGCGCAGCACCGCGGTCAGCTCCGTCCCCCCGACCTGACGGGCCATCCGCAGCGTCTCGATGATCCGGTCGGCGACCGGATCGGCCAGTGTCGACTTGAGGCGCTCGGCACTCGAGTCGAAGTGTCCTGAGGCCGCCAGATCACGGCCGAACTGCGCGAACGCCGGACGCAGGGCGACCGGGCCCGAGTCGGCCAGGCTCGCGACGGCGTCGGGGAGCGCCATGCCCGCGCGCACGGACGCGATCAAGAGATCGCAGACGTCCGGCCACATGCCGCGACGCCGGCGCCTCAGCCCGGTCTCCCTGCCGCGCAGCAGCGCCACCGGGGCCAGCGCGCCGATGACGACCGCGACGAGTGCGAGCGCCGGAACGGGCACCACCAGCCACACGATCGCACCGGCCACGATCCCGCCCGCCGCGCAGGCAGCGGGCAGCGTCTTCCCGGGCAGGTGGCCGTATCCTGCGCCCTCGAGCAGACGCGCGATGCGACCCGTCGACGCCGGGCGGGAGGCGACCGCGCCGGCCGGCCACAGCCACGGGGAGAGGATGAGGAGCAGGCCGGCCGCGAGCGTCGCGCCCCAGACGAAGATCATGCGCCGTCCCACCGGTAGAGCGTGCGGGCCTCGACGGCGTCCGCCACCACACGCCCGGTGGGCGCGACGAGCTCCACGACGCGGCGGCGACCCCCGGCATCCTTCGCGCAGTGCGCCACGAGGTGCACCGACGATGCGATCGCGGGCAGCACGAAGCCCCCGTCGATGTTGCGGCCCGCGAGCAGCGGCAGAGCGGCGAGCTTCGAGAGTGCGTCGCGCGCGGAGTTCGCGTGGATGGTCGCGGCACCGGGCACGCCGGTGTTGAGGGCGAGGAGGAGGTCGAGTGCCTCCGCGTCGCGCACCTCGCCCACCACGAGCCGGTCGGGACGCATGCGCAGAGCCTCCTTCACGAGCCGACGCAGCGTGACCTCGCCCGACCCCTCGAGGCTGGGCTGCCGACCCTGCAGCGCGACGAGGTCCGGCGCATCGACGGCGAGCTCGAAGGTCTCCTCCACGGTCACGACGCGGTGCTCCGGCGGGCATGCGCCGATGAGGGCGGCCAGCAGGGTCGTCTTGCCCGCGTGCGTGGCTCCGGACACCAGGATGCTGCGCCCCTCCGTCATGGCCGCGCGCAGGTGCACAGCGGCCTCCGGAGCGATCGAGCCGATCGCCTCGAGCGTGTCCAGGTCGCGGTAGGCGGGCAGGAACTTCCGGACGTTCACCGACCAATGCCGCCGGGTGATGTCGGGGATGACGACGTGCAGGCGCGACCCGTCGGGCAGGGAGGCATCGACGAAGGGCTGGCTCAGGTCGACGCGTCGACCGGTGGCGTGCAGCATCCGCTCCACGACGTCGCGGACGGCGGTGTCGCTCAGCGACAGCGGCACACGCTCCGACCGCCCGCCTCGCGCGATGAAGATGCGGTCGGGGGCGTTGATCCACAGCTCCTCGACCGTCGGATCGTCGAGGTAGGCCTGCAGCGGCCCGTACCCCGACACCGCGGCCAGCACGTCGCGCACGCACGACGCCTCGTCGTCGACGGGCGACAGGCCGCGGGCGAGGGCGAAGTCGTTGTGCCGCCGCACCTCAGATCGGGCGATCAGCGCGGCCGCGTCCGGATGCCGCGCCGGGTCGGTCTGCTCAGCCCTCAGCCGCTCGCGGACGCGCTCGGCGACCGCGGCGACGGGGCTGGCGACCGGACTCACCCGTGCATCCTCGCAAGACCGCCGACCGCCCCGCGCGAGTTATCCACAGCGCCCGCGCCGCAGCATCCACCCTCTCCTGTCCACCTGACGCGGACATGGGGAATCATCGGCACGATGCGACGAGCCCTGACAGGTGAAGGGAACGCGGGCAGCCCGTGTGGCGCGAGCGGCCCAGCACCGCTCGCTCACCTGACGGGAGAGTGCGGAATGAGCCATCCGTGGCGACAACGGGCGTCAGGTGAACGGAACGCGGGCAACCCGTCCTCGCCCGAACGGCCCGCCGCCGCTCGCCTACCTGTCACCGCCGTTCGGAATGAGGCCCGGTAACGACGACGGGCGTCAGGTGAGCGGATGCTCCGTCCTACGACCCCGGGGGCGAGAGCTGCAGGATCGGGTACAGCAGGCCGAAGCCGGCGTCCAGGCCGCCGTTGAGGCCGTCCACGACGTGGCCGGCGCCGGGGATCTCGATGTAGGCGGTCGTCATGCCGGCGTCCTTCGCCGCGGCGGAGACGGCCTTGGCCGCGGGGATGAAGGCCGGGTCTGCACCGCCGACGGTGAAAATCGCGTTGACCCCGTCGTACTTGCCCTTGTTCGCGGCGAGGATGTTGATCGGCTTGGAGGCCTCGAACTTCGCGGCGTCGCCGCCGTAGATCTGCGCCGTGACGCTGTCGGCATCCTCCGAGCCGGGGTATTCCTCACCGGAGATGTCGAGGATGTTCATGAAGACGTCGGGCTCCTCCGCGCCGTACTTTATGGCGCAGCCGCCGCCGTTGGAGTAGCCGGCGATCACCCAGAACTTCGGGTCTTCCAGGATGTTGAGGTTCGTCTTGGCCCAGTCGACGACGTCCTTCTTGATGTACGTCTCCGCGTTGCCGAAGGTCGAGGAGTCCGCGCACGCGGGGTCTCCCCCGTTGCCGATCTGGTCGGCCACGACGACGATCGGCGCGAGGCCCTTGTTCTTCGACGCGTAGTCGTCGAGCACGGCACCGATGTAGCTCGGGTCGGGGTTGCCGGGGTATCCCATCATGAGGATGACCAGCGGCAGAGCCGGGGCGTTCGCGACCTGCGCCGCGGGGGGCAGGTAGATGCCCGCCGGCCGCGCGTCGAAGCCCGACACCGTCGCCGGGATGACCTGCGTGCCCTGCGTGCCCTTGGCGGGCATGTCGGCCGGCGGCGTCCACGAACTGTAGAGCGGGCCGGCGTTCGTCCGCGTCGGGTCCGGCGTCGGGATGTTCACGGGATTGTCGGCCGAGACGCCGAACATGCTCCCCAGCGTCGGGTTCAGGCCGTAGGCGGCGTTGATGCCGAGGCCGCCGGCCAGCGCGAACACGAGCGCGCCGATGATCGCGAGCACTTTGCGCCACCAGCGCGAGCGGAAGAGGTTGGCCACCGCCAGCCCCACGCCGCCCAGCGCGCCCATCGACCACCACGCGACGAACAGCGGGAGCGGCGACCCGAAGGCGTTCGTCGCGTTGCTCGCCAGGAAGACGCCCAGCGCGATCGCCACGCCCAGCACGATGCCGAGGAGAGACGTCAGCACCCACCGCGGCGAGGGAGTGCGCATCAGCAGGTAGATCGCGAACACCACGGCGGCGATGAGGACGCCCCAATATGCCGGACCGTCGATGACGTTCAGGCTCCACAGTGCGTCCACTCGGGCAGCCTCTCGATCTGTCGGACCAGCGTATGCCTCATGATGCACGGTGCGCCGTCGCGGGACAACAGACCCAGGTCGCGTAGGCCACAGGTGATCCACAGCGCCACCGATACAATCGACACACCAGCGGGAGTGGTGAAACTGGCAGACACGCAGGATTTAGGTTCCTGTGCCTCCGGGCGTGTGGGTTCAAGTCCCACCTTCCGCACGGCGGCGGCCATCGCCACCACCTCCCGCACCACGCCGACCGCCGCATCCGCGGCCCGACGGAATCGACACACGTGCACCACGCCGCGCTTCTTCCCTGGCTCGACCCCGAGACGATCATCGCCGCGGCGGGCCCTTGGGCTCTCCTCGTCGTGTGCTTCATCATCTTCGCCGAGACCGGCCTGCTCATCGGGTTCCTGCTCCCCGGCGACACGCTGCTCATCATCGCGGGGCTCCTCTCGCACCCCTCGGATGTCGCGCCTCACGGGGTCTTCGGCATGAACGTCTGGTTCGTCGCGCTGCTCATCGGCTTCGCGGCCTTCGTCGGCGGCGAGGTCGGCTACCTCATCGGCCACAAGGCCGGCCCGGCGATCTTCGAGCGCAAGGAATCCGGCATCTTCAGCCGTGCCAACGTGGAGCGTACGAACGCCTTCTTCGAGCGCTTCGGCGCCGCGACCGTGATCCTGGCGCGCTTCGTGCCGGTCGTCCGCACGTTCGCGCCGATCGCGGCCGGCGTCGGCCACATGAACAAGTGGCGCTACACGCTCTACAACCTGATCGGCGCCGTGCTGTGGGGCATCGGCCTCACCATGCTCGGGTACGCCGTCGGACTCATCCCCCCGGTGCGCGACTTCGTCACGAGCTACATCGATGTGATCCTCCTCGCCGCGGTAGCCGGCACCATCGGCTTCATCGCCGTGCACTACTTCCGTGAGCGCTCGAAGGCCAAGAAGGAGGCGCTCGCCGGCGACGGTGAGACCGACGCCGCCGAGGCCCAGCACCTCACGCTCGACAAGGACGTCTTCGACCAGCCGCACCACCGCGACGGCGGCACTCCGACGGTCTGACCCTGCTTCCGAGACGGATGCTGCGGCCCGAGGCCGCGGCATCCGTTTCGTGTCTCAGGAGGCTTTCGCGGTCTTCTTGGCCGGCGCCTTCCGGGCCGGCGCCGTCTTGGCGGCAGACGCCTTCGACGATGCGGCGGTCTTGGTGGCGGGCGCCTTCTTCTTGTCGGCGGCGCTGCCCGACGCCTTCGCCGAGCCGGAGGCCGCGGCATCCGTCGTCTTCTTGTCGGACGCGTCCGCTCCGCGCGCCGCCCGGCTGCGCTCGACGCTGGCACGCAGGGCGGCCATCAGGTCGATGACCTCGCCGCCGGAATCCTCCTCGTCCTTCTCGCCGAAGGTCTCGGCGGTGTCGAGCGCGTCGCCCTTCTCGAGCTTGGCCTCGATGAGGGTGCGCAGCTCCTCCTGGTACTCGTCGGTGAAATCCGACGGGGTGAAGTCGGAGGAGAACGACTCGACCAGCGACGCCGAGAGCTCGAGCTCCTTCGCGCTGATGCGCACGCTCTCGTCGAGCGAGGGGAACGCGGCCTCGCGCACCTCGTCGGCCCACAGGAGCGTCTGCAGCACGAGCACGTCGCCGCGCACACGCAGGGCCGCCAGCCGTGTCTTCTGCCGCAGCGAGAAGCGCACGATCGCGGTGCGGTCGGTCTGCTCGAGGGTGCGCCGCAGCAGCACGTAGGCCTTCGGCGAGGCGGAGTCGGGCTCGAGGTAGTAGGCGCGGTCGAGCGTCAGCAGGTCGACCTGCTCCGACGGCACGAACTCCACGACGTCGATCTCGCGGCTGCGCTCGGACGGGAGGGAGTCGAGGTCCTCCTTGGTGAGCACCACCGTGCGATCGCCGTCGTCGTACGCCTTATCGATGTCGGAGTAGGGCACGACCTCGCCGTCGATCTCGCAGACGCGCTGATAGCGG is part of the Microbacterium lemovicicum genome and encodes:
- a CDS encoding MFS transporter — translated: MTVQTNVDAVTDRAGTILLRFGPMVYGPTVLFALGEGAVIPLIPVIASRLGADVATAALIASALVVGQLVGNLPAGYAVARVGERITMVIAGSVALVGLAGLLLAPSLGVFAASIFVIGFCAAAFGLARHSFMTTRVPLAFRARALSLLGGSFRLGMFVGPFIAAALLAVFGDEHAAVWFFAACLIATILLVLLGPDPEKQPPLTTGAIPDAAASGPRTATESSRRAGLPDDSGEAVTGSIPTVERVGVFRTMWRHRRVLSRLGLAAASLSAIRSTRQVVLPLWGVSIGLDAQTIALVVGVSGAIDFALFYASGQVMDRFGRLWAALPAMLLMSAGFIALAFTHDLASSAMWFALFAAVLGVGNGLSSGILLTLGADVAPPADPAPFLGSWRTLTDAGGAVAPLLVSGIAAVSSLAIATGAVGVLGLLGAGAFLRWVPRFVPRATPD
- a CDS encoding TadE/TadG family type IV pilus assembly protein, which produces MRPQSRSTDRTARALAVLRRRLDLTNERGSAALEFIVVGMLLLVPVVYLIISLGLIQGQALGVEAAARHIARTVAVSTDDADARDKAARVLDAVVEEYGLDPASVDIAFDCRPAGTRCPDAGATVVVTVSARVSLPLVPPVLGLERLASVPVDASAAQKVSRYWGTE
- a CDS encoding RNA polymerase sigma factor, whose protein sequence is MHDGQIMTRSITERAAFAELYDRHERSVYRYAARRLGPSQADDTTSETFVVAFARRADFVGHDARPWLLGIATTLMHKFARQEAQAWRGMLAADLARVDSDQFEAVDDRLDAGTTAQQMGATLARLPAGDRDALLLHTFGDLDYEGISKALSIPIGTVRSRIHRARRKLRAAIDPAYRPEKEAHHGRDLAPAPSAE
- a CDS encoding CU044_5270 family protein encodes the protein MDEISLLRQVRNDIPERAPEDVARRREALLAHIDGAANPIASSHRHSTRTATWLGVSLLTAAAVAIALAIAPNVLSGNTINNGNDQIVAAPSAVPTATADVMVPASVVTVMKAAAIETLKVSDPVVGPGQYSLIQTNAVGRTSGSIEADRAKIEAQGGESKEEDLVSYLQGVREDLYIPANRDNEWVWVRHAPTVVETFGPRSEALAQESETFPGGTERLPGGAFTSGGSTIDSYYIGTEPVRGYDALPRDPQQLLGTIYDLTVGQGQSPDGEALVWIADRLRTGTVPADLRAALYEAAAMIPGVTITEQQATLDGTTGIAIGRAEPYVYDDVNGTRGGFRQDIIIDPTTGQFIGEREVLLKAFTDMPAGAVTRSTSVTTTVVDSAP
- a CDS encoding pilus assembly protein TadG-related protein, whose protein sequence is MRRWTAAAEGEEGSILILTIGYCLLALVAVLVCVNATSLYLAQKRLDALADAAALAGADGFTLVVTDADPLAVLTDDGVADQAGALVAEVGGGAVVVAAGTPDGTSARVTVAGRWYPPVVSLFVPDGLALEATATSRTALR
- a CDS encoding type II secretion system F family protein; the encoded protein is MNPLALTQLATAVVLGGAFGAGVCLLMSLTPRWGAPSLSRRIAPYIRDVTDPRGTTVWAPPALSGGATAWAALRVRFAEMLGGTEGVSRRLRQAAWSPEVAAFRGRQLAWGVGGVLAGGGLLVGLALTGRFIPGAVLLPPVLGLAGVVGCDLWLTRAARRRTGRVEEELPTVLEFLALCLSAGEGLLDSLRRVGTVGVGDLTAELRAVVLAVGTGSSLQDALTRLSSDLQVPALSRSIDHLVAAIDRGAPLAQVLQAQAGDAREDARRILIEQAGRKEIVMLIPLVFLILPLSVLFAVFPGVFMLRLGVG
- a CDS encoding TadE/TadG family type IV pilus assembly protein translates to MHRIRELLGDERGSSPVEFVLVGTLLTFLTLAVLQLALAIYVRNVVHYAAVEGAFHAALADTSLAQGADRTRAIVTRAVGAEYASDITVTETGTGDRPEVEVTVRTTLPLLGLLGVPRLLEVTAHAPAESFD